One genomic region from Prochlorococcus marinus CUG1433 encodes:
- the arsS gene encoding arsenosugar biosynthesis radical SAM protein ArsS (Some members of this family are selenoproteins.): MKEKFPSIYKEPIETLQINIGYKCNQACKHCHVNSSPLRTEKMSNEMISLIPKIIEKYKIKTLDITGGAPELHPKFKNLITSLNTKQVDIIDRCNLTIFFEEGYEDLPQFLAKNKVIVTASLPCYEKNNVDFQRGFGVFEKSINAIKILNDLGYGKRENGLQLNLVYNPVSPILPPSQEILEKDYKKILFEKYNIVFNNLYTITNMPINRYEESLRREGKLNTYYKLLKENFNEKNLENLMCKKTISVNWLGEIYDCDFNQQINFRDNKGPKTLFDLLDESFTFDYGVAVKEHCFACTAGAGSSCGGTLS, from the coding sequence ATGAAAGAAAAATTCCCCTCAATATATAAAGAACCTATAGAAACATTGCAAATTAACATAGGTTATAAATGCAATCAGGCTTGTAAGCATTGCCATGTCAATTCGAGTCCCCTAAGGACTGAAAAGATGTCCAATGAAATGATATCTCTTATTCCAAAAATAATTGAAAAATACAAGATCAAGACTTTAGATATTACAGGAGGTGCGCCAGAACTTCACCCAAAATTTAAAAACCTAATAACCAGCTTGAACACAAAACAAGTTGATATTATTGATAGGTGCAATTTGACAATTTTTTTTGAAGAAGGTTATGAAGATCTTCCTCAATTTCTTGCAAAAAATAAAGTAATAGTTACTGCTTCGCTACCATGTTATGAAAAAAATAATGTTGATTTTCAAAGGGGTTTTGGCGTTTTTGAAAAAAGTATTAATGCCATAAAAATTCTTAATGATTTAGGCTATGGAAAGAGAGAAAATGGATTACAATTAAATCTTGTTTACAATCCTGTAAGCCCAATTCTTCCTCCTTCTCAGGAAATATTGGAGAAGGATTATAAAAAAATTCTATTCGAAAAATACAATATCGTTTTTAATAATTTATACACAATAACTAATATGCCAATAAATAGATATGAAGAATCTCTTAGAAGAGAAGGGAAACTAAATACTTATTACAAATTACTAAAAGAAAATTTTAATGAAAAAAATTTAGAAAATCTAATGTGTAAAAAAACAATTAGCGTAAATTGGCTAGGAGAAATTTATGATTGTGACTTTAACCAACAGATAAATTTCCGAGACAATAAAGGACCAAAGACACTTTTTGATCTTTTGGATGAATCATTTACTTTTGACTACGGGGTAGCTGTAAAAGAACATTGTTTTGCTTGCACTGCAGGTGCAGGGTCAAGTTGTGGAGGGACTTTAAGTTAA
- a CDS encoding transcriptional repressor produces the protein MSLSSQYKVITSPLGDGLHKDGKRLTPQRLKVLNLFENIGSGKHLSAEEVHEKLVKTSSKVSLATIYRTLRLLVQMGLLHELELSEGGHRYELLSNDTPDHHHLICIRCGRTEEFENDEVLEAGKVAAKVNGFKLIESSLNVRAICPNCI, from the coding sequence TTGTCATTATCTTCTCAATACAAAGTCATCACTTCTCCTCTTGGTGATGGATTACATAAAGATGGGAAGAGATTAACTCCTCAGAGGTTAAAGGTTCTTAATTTATTTGAAAATATTGGCTCTGGTAAGCATCTTAGTGCTGAAGAGGTTCATGAAAAGTTAGTTAAAACAAGCTCCAAAGTTTCACTAGCAACAATTTATAGAACTTTAAGACTTTTAGTACAAATGGGTTTACTTCATGAATTAGAACTCAGTGAGGGTGGACACAGATATGAATTGCTAAGTAACGACACACCGGATCATCATCATTTGATTTGCATTAGGTGTGGAAGAACAGAAGAATTCGAAAATGATGAGGTTTTAGAGGCAGGTAAAGTTGCAGCAAAAGTTAATGGTTTTAAACTAATTGAATCATCTTTAAATGTAAGAGCAATTTGTCCTAATTGCATTTAG
- a CDS encoding isochorismatase family protein, translating into MMNDQEISSNKLSSKVNALIIIDIQEKIIRPIYNKDSIIKNIKKLINAYQILEENIFISEQNPLKLGVTIPELSPVAEFRKFEKMEFSLAKLEDFLKELKDKKITNLIVCGIETHICIQQTVLDCLQKGFEVILISDSMGSRNMADHEIALQRMTQSGAILTTTESIIFELCKTADRKEFKEIRKIIMS; encoded by the coding sequence ATGATGAATGATCAAGAAATCTCTTCTAATAAATTATCATCGAAAGTAAACGCCTTGATAATTATTGATATTCAGGAAAAAATAATAAGACCAATTTATAATAAGGATTCAATAATCAAAAACATTAAAAAGCTAATAAATGCTTACCAAATTTTAGAAGAAAACATATTTATATCTGAGCAGAACCCACTCAAATTGGGAGTGACGATACCTGAATTATCACCCGTAGCAGAATTTAGAAAATTTGAAAAAATGGAATTCAGTCTAGCTAAATTAGAAGATTTTTTAAAAGAACTTAAAGATAAGAAAATTACTAATTTGATAGTTTGTGGGATCGAAACGCATATTTGTATTCAACAAACAGTCTTAGATTGTTTACAAAAAGGATTTGAAGTTATTCTCATATCAGATTCCATGGGAAGTCGAAATATGGCAGATCATGAAATAGCATTACAAAGAATGACTCAGAGTGGGGCCATCTTAACAACAACCGAATCAATAATTTTTGAATTATGCAAAACTGCGGATAGAAAAGAATTTAAAGAAATTAGGAAAATAATAATGAGTTAA